AATGATATTTTATTGTCTGTAGACTGCTTCCACGCTGAATTTCTTCCGCTAAAACTGGTGTACTGTTTTGCGCGGGCATTGTGTGAAAATTATGGTGGAAGATTAAGATTGCAGCCGACATGGGTAAAAGATAAGTCAGATGATAATATTTATAATACTAGGACAAAGGAATGCCTTGCATTTTTTGATGAGCTTCATATTGAAAGAAATGATGGAGACAGCATGTTTCCGTCAGGGAATGCTGTAAAGTATCTTTCGGAATATTTTGATAAGAAGCCGCTGAATATGAATTTTAAATGCGGAGACGAGCTGTATACAACACGTCTCGATATGGTAAGTGAATTGTCGGTTGATTACAACGGAGATGTCTTTGCCTGCAGTTTTCCTATCGGTAATATTATGGACAGCAGTATCCTAGAGATAATTAGTGAATACAATCCATATAAAAATATGTATACAAAGGCATTGCTGGAACGCGGCATATCCGGTATGATTAGGGTCGCAAAAAATAACGGTGTTGCCATTGATGTTTCAGATTATTATTCACCTTGCGAAGTATGCAGGGCTATATCAGGTGCTACAGGGAAAAATTAAAATATAACTAGTTACATACAAAACCCGGAAGTGGTGCTTCCGGGTTTTGTTAATATTTGTTTTATGAAAAAACCTGACATTATATGCTTGTGAATCCTATTATTAAGTAGGCGATTATGGCAATACTGCCGCATATAAGGGCATATGGCAACTGTGTTTTAACATGGTCGATATGATCTGCAGCAGCTCCTGTAGATGCGAGTATGGTAGTATCGGAAAGAGGCGAACAGTGATCGCCGAAAACTCCTCCTCCTGCTACGGCAGCAAAGCATGACATGACTAATACTGTTACTTCTCCTCCCGTGAAATTAAATGCAAGAGGAAGGGCGATAGGCATACATATGGCAAATGTTCCCCAGGAACTTCCCGTTGCAAATGCCATAATAGACGCAATTAAAAATATGATGCAGGGAAGAAGCTGAGGACTTAAGAATCCTTCACTGACAGAAATTATATAGTTTGCGGTTCCCATTGTCTTGCTGAGAGCATTGATGGAATATGCTAAAGCCAGTATAATTATGGCTGGGACAGCACCCTTTATTCCATCTGTAACAGTTCCCATGATGACATTGAACGGAACACCCTGAATAAACATGCTTATTCCCATAAATATCATTACAAACAGAAATGCTTCCATTGTTTTGGCAGATTTCAATTTTATATAGGTACCTATGGCAATTGCCATAATCATTACAACAGGAAGTATAAAATTCAGAAATACTCTTTCCTTTATACCTTCATAGGGTTCCATTTCTGTAAGTTCTCTTCCAATTAGCGGATTGGCGCCGTCTCTTAAGACTTTTCCTTCATTAATTGCCCTTTCTTCAGCCTTTTTCATAGGACCGAAATCTTTAATTATACCTGAGGAAATTAGTCCTACAAATGCTATTGTTATCAGTGCATAAAAGTTAAACGGCATGGCACCGATGAACAGTTCCATGGCATCCTCCTGAGTAGCAATTGCTCCAATACCGATTGCC
Above is a window of Sedimentibacter sp. MB35-C1 DNA encoding:
- a CDS encoding radical SAM protein; amino-acid sequence: MHCYNKYIKTIERLEFTITNTCTGKCRHCSQGDLPGNKKIDEDKAVEALKDIASCYNVKSIMTFGGEALLYPEIVCAIHKKASEYNIPNRQLITNGCFSKNEERIVEVAKKLNDSGVNDILLSVDCFHAEFLPLKLVYCFARALCENYGGRLRLQPTWVKDKSDDNIYNTRTKECLAFFDELHIERNDGDSMFPSGNAVKYLSEYFDKKPLNMNFKCGDELYTTRLDMVSELSVDYNGDVFACSFPIGNIMDSSILEIISEYNPYKNMYTKALLERGISGMIRVAKNNGVAIDVSDYYSPCEVCRAISGATGKN
- a CDS encoding Na+/H+ antiporter NhaC family protein, which codes for MEEVVNMGIISIVPSLLAIVLSFATRNTVVSLAFACIVGVLLAGQGLMGFPTLLKTSLGTTSFSWVMLLNTFIAILVAFFRKTGAIQGFSQYIQNKNLSRKSIQLVAWILGVFVYFSDSFSPLFVGTTMRNISDKAKISREKLSYIADSGAAPVSVLVPITGWAAYLSGLAIGIGAIATQEDAMELFIGAMPFNFYALITIAFVGLISSGIIKDFGPMKKAEERAINEGKVLRDGANPLIGRELTEMEPYEGIKERVFLNFILPVVMIMAIAIGTYIKLKSAKTMEAFLFVMIFMGISMFIQGVPFNVIMGTVTDGIKGAVPAIIILALAYSINALSKTMGTANYIISVSEGFLSPQLLPCIIFLIASIMAFATGSSWGTFAICMPIALPLAFNFTGGEVTVLVMSCFAAVAGGGVFGDHCSPLSDTTILASTGAAADHIDHVKTQLPYALICGSIAIIAYLIIGFTSI